From the Dunckerocampus dactyliophorus isolate RoL2022-P2 chromosome 12, RoL_Ddac_1.1, whole genome shotgun sequence genome, one window contains:
- the LOC129191027 gene encoding matrix metalloproteinase-20-like isoform X4, whose amino-acid sequence MQTFFGLNVTGVLDRQTLQVMKRPRCGVPDLEESNSHSRATRWSEKVITYSIGRYTRDMPRSTVHSLLESAFSIWARAGGLTFVRSHNRNADIMVEFVSHEHGDLYPFDGVGGALAHTFGPGQGVGGDVHFDDDEHWTAGDTGSLNLLVVAAHEFGHALGLEHSRSPASLMHPNYRHFPAGANLLSKEDVTQINALYSPDHLARYSSDLPPFPRLIQNRCAPDVTFDAVCTLGDATIFFRERYLWIKHNKAFDIKEGPITNFMPKIESSIDAAFWVPRRSTAYLIHESMFWTVKGSVLKGKPRALSHFGFPAWVQDVDAAVHIVKTGRTLFFMHDIYWSYNENRKVMDFGYPKYIIEDFPGLNTTINAAFYHEGFIYFFVGPQVFKYDYTHKRFAGADKANSWLGC is encoded by the exons ATGCAGACCTTCTTTGGCCTCAATGTAACCGGTGTGCTGGATCGGCAGACTCTGCAGGTGATGAAGAGGCCTCGCTGCGGCGTTCCAGATTTGGAAGAGTCCAACAGTCACAGCCGAGCGACGCGATGGAGCGAGAAGGTCATCACTTACAG CATTGGCAGGTACACCCGAGACATGCCACGCAGCACCGTTCACTCCCTGCTCGAGTCCGCTTTCAGCATCTGGGCCAGAGCTGGTGGTCTGACGTTTGTCCGCTCGCACAACCGCAACGCTGACATCATGGTGGAGTTCGTCAGCCATG AGCATGGTGATCTCTATCCATTCGATGGAGTGGGTGGTGCGTTGGCTCACACTTTTGGTCCAGGTCAAGGCGTCGGCGGAGACGTGCACTTTGATGACGACGAGCACTGGACAGCAGGAGACACAGGCA GTTTGAATCTTTTAGTGGTGGCTGCACATGAATTTGGCCACGCTTTGGGCCTGGAGCACTCGAGGAGCCCTGCGTCACTCATGCACCCAAACTACAGGCACTTTCCAGCAGGAGCCAATCTCCTCTCCAAAGAAGATGTCACACAAATCAATGCACTTTACA GTCCAGACCACCTTGCAAGGTACTCCTCAGATTTGCCACCGTTCCCTCGACTCATACAAAACAGATGTGCTCCGGATGTGACCTTTGACGCCGTCTGCACACTCGGGGATGCCACCATCTTTTTCAGAGAAAG GTATCTGTGGATTAAACACAATAAGGCGTTTGACATCAAAGAAGGTCCCATCACCAACTTCATGCCCAAGATAGAAAGCAGCATTGATGCAGCCTTCTGGGTACCTCGCAGATCCACTGCTTACCTCATTCATG AGTCTATGTTCTGGACGGTGAAAGGCTCAGTCTTGAAGGGAAAGCCCAGAGCTCTCAGCCACTTTGGTTTTCCTGCCTGGGTGCAGGATGTGGACGCTGCTGTACACATTGTCAAAACGGGACGCACTCTCTTCTTCATGCATGATATTTACTGGAG CTacaatgaaaacagaaaagtgATGGATTTTGGTTATCCAAAGTACATCATTGAGGACTTTCCTGGACTCAACACCACAATAAATGCAGCCTTTTATCACGAAG GTTTCATCTACTTCTTTGTTGGCCCGCAAGTCTTCAAGTACGACTACACCCACAAACGCTTTGCTGgagctgacaaagcaaattccTGGCTTGGGTGTTGA
- the LOC129191027 gene encoding matrix metalloproteinase-20-like isoform X1 gives MMLSCCLLVSLMVALGLAAPMPDGAVSPSPAVRADLKLATEYLKRYYKLQAGQPSESLSFATKLKDMQTFFGLNVTGVLDRQTLQVMKRPRCGVPDLEESNSHSRATRWSEKVITYSIGRYTRDMPRSTVHSLLESAFSIWARAGGLTFVRSHNRNADIMVEFVSHEHGDLYPFDGVGGALAHTFGPGQGVGGDVHFDDDEHWTAGDTGSLNLLVVAAHEFGHALGLEHSRSPASLMHPNYRHFPAGANLLSKEDVTQINALYSPDHLARYSSDLPPFPRLIQNRCAPDVTFDAVCTLGDATIFFRERYLWIKHNKAFDIKEGPITNFMPKIESSIDAAFWVPRRSTAYLIHESMFWTVKGSVLKGKPRALSHFGFPAWVQDVDAAVHIVKTGRTLFFMHDIYWSYNENRKVMDFGYPKYIIEDFPGLNTTINAAFYHEGFIYFFVGPQVFKYDYTHKRFAGADKANSWLGC, from the exons ATGATGCTGTCCTGCTGTCTCTTGGTCTCACTCATGGTCGCTCTGGGTCTCGCAGCACCGATGCCGGACGGAGCGGTGTCTCCTTCCCCTGCAGTACGCGCTGATTTGAAGTTGGCCACA GAATACCTGAAGCGCTACTACAAGCTGCAAGCTGGACAGCCTTCGGAATCCCTGTCCTTCGCGACCAAGCTGAAAGACATGCAGACCTTCTTTGGCCTCAATGTAACCGGTGTGCTGGATCGGCAGACTCTGCAGGTGATGAAGAGGCCTCGCTGCGGCGTTCCAGATTTGGAAGAGTCCAACAGTCACAGCCGAGCGACGCGATGGAGCGAGAAGGTCATCACTTACAG CATTGGCAGGTACACCCGAGACATGCCACGCAGCACCGTTCACTCCCTGCTCGAGTCCGCTTTCAGCATCTGGGCCAGAGCTGGTGGTCTGACGTTTGTCCGCTCGCACAACCGCAACGCTGACATCATGGTGGAGTTCGTCAGCCATG AGCATGGTGATCTCTATCCATTCGATGGAGTGGGTGGTGCGTTGGCTCACACTTTTGGTCCAGGTCAAGGCGTCGGCGGAGACGTGCACTTTGATGACGACGAGCACTGGACAGCAGGAGACACAGGCA GTTTGAATCTTTTAGTGGTGGCTGCACATGAATTTGGCCACGCTTTGGGCCTGGAGCACTCGAGGAGCCCTGCGTCACTCATGCACCCAAACTACAGGCACTTTCCAGCAGGAGCCAATCTCCTCTCCAAAGAAGATGTCACACAAATCAATGCACTTTACA GTCCAGACCACCTTGCAAGGTACTCCTCAGATTTGCCACCGTTCCCTCGACTCATACAAAACAGATGTGCTCCGGATGTGACCTTTGACGCCGTCTGCACACTCGGGGATGCCACCATCTTTTTCAGAGAAAG GTATCTGTGGATTAAACACAATAAGGCGTTTGACATCAAAGAAGGTCCCATCACCAACTTCATGCCCAAGATAGAAAGCAGCATTGATGCAGCCTTCTGGGTACCTCGCAGATCCACTGCTTACCTCATTCATG AGTCTATGTTCTGGACGGTGAAAGGCTCAGTCTTGAAGGGAAAGCCCAGAGCTCTCAGCCACTTTGGTTTTCCTGCCTGGGTGCAGGATGTGGACGCTGCTGTACACATTGTCAAAACGGGACGCACTCTCTTCTTCATGCATGATATTTACTGGAG CTacaatgaaaacagaaaagtgATGGATTTTGGTTATCCAAAGTACATCATTGAGGACTTTCCTGGACTCAACACCACAATAAATGCAGCCTTTTATCACGAAG GTTTCATCTACTTCTTTGTTGGCCCGCAAGTCTTCAAGTACGACTACACCCACAAACGCTTTGCTGgagctgacaaagcaaattccTGGCTTGGGTGTTGA
- the LOC129191027 gene encoding matrilysin-like isoform X2: MMLSCCLLVSLMVALGLAAPMPDGAVSPSPAVRADLKLATEYLKRYYKLQAGQPSESLSFATKLKDMQTFFGLNVTGVLDRQTLQVMKRPRCGVPDLEESNSHSRATRWSEKVITYSIGRYTRDMPRSTVHSLLESAFSIWARAGGLTFVRSHNRNADIMVEFVSHEHGDLYPFDGVGGALAHTFGPGQGVGGDVHFDDDEHWTAGDTGSLNLLVVAAHEFGHALGLEHSRSPASLMHPNYRHFPAGANLLSKEDVTQINALYSPDHLARYSSDLPPFPRLIQNRCAPDVTFDAVCTLGDATIFFRERYLWIKHNKAFDIKEGPITNFMPKIESSIDAAFWVPRRSTAYLIHESMFWTVKGSVLKGKPRALSHFGFPAWVQDVDAAVHIVKTGRTLFFMHDIYWSYNENRKVMDFGYPKYIIEDFPGLNTTINAAFYHEGSGRQPSQKKLDFWTC, from the exons ATGATGCTGTCCTGCTGTCTCTTGGTCTCACTCATGGTCGCTCTGGGTCTCGCAGCACCGATGCCGGACGGAGCGGTGTCTCCTTCCCCTGCAGTACGCGCTGATTTGAAGTTGGCCACA GAATACCTGAAGCGCTACTACAAGCTGCAAGCTGGACAGCCTTCGGAATCCCTGTCCTTCGCGACCAAGCTGAAAGACATGCAGACCTTCTTTGGCCTCAATGTAACCGGTGTGCTGGATCGGCAGACTCTGCAGGTGATGAAGAGGCCTCGCTGCGGCGTTCCAGATTTGGAAGAGTCCAACAGTCACAGCCGAGCGACGCGATGGAGCGAGAAGGTCATCACTTACAG CATTGGCAGGTACACCCGAGACATGCCACGCAGCACCGTTCACTCCCTGCTCGAGTCCGCTTTCAGCATCTGGGCCAGAGCTGGTGGTCTGACGTTTGTCCGCTCGCACAACCGCAACGCTGACATCATGGTGGAGTTCGTCAGCCATG AGCATGGTGATCTCTATCCATTCGATGGAGTGGGTGGTGCGTTGGCTCACACTTTTGGTCCAGGTCAAGGCGTCGGCGGAGACGTGCACTTTGATGACGACGAGCACTGGACAGCAGGAGACACAGGCA GTTTGAATCTTTTAGTGGTGGCTGCACATGAATTTGGCCACGCTTTGGGCCTGGAGCACTCGAGGAGCCCTGCGTCACTCATGCACCCAAACTACAGGCACTTTCCAGCAGGAGCCAATCTCCTCTCCAAAGAAGATGTCACACAAATCAATGCACTTTACA GTCCAGACCACCTTGCAAGGTACTCCTCAGATTTGCCACCGTTCCCTCGACTCATACAAAACAGATGTGCTCCGGATGTGACCTTTGACGCCGTCTGCACACTCGGGGATGCCACCATCTTTTTCAGAGAAAG GTATCTGTGGATTAAACACAATAAGGCGTTTGACATCAAAGAAGGTCCCATCACCAACTTCATGCCCAAGATAGAAAGCAGCATTGATGCAGCCTTCTGGGTACCTCGCAGATCCACTGCTTACCTCATTCATG AGTCTATGTTCTGGACGGTGAAAGGCTCAGTCTTGAAGGGAAAGCCCAGAGCTCTCAGCCACTTTGGTTTTCCTGCCTGGGTGCAGGATGTGGACGCTGCTGTACACATTGTCAAAACGGGACGCACTCTCTTCTTCATGCATGATATTTACTGGAG CTacaatgaaaacagaaaagtgATGGATTTTGGTTATCCAAAGTACATCATTGAGGACTTTCCTGGACTCAACACCACAATAAATGCAGCCTTTTATCACGAAG gcagtgGAAGGCAGCCATCacaaaaaaagttggacttctggacatgctga
- the LOC129191027 gene encoding matrilysin-like isoform X3: protein MMLSCCLLVSLMVALGLAAPMPDGAVSPSPAVRADLKLATEYLKRYYKLQAGQPSESLSFATKLKDMQTFFGLNVTGVLDRQTLQVMKRPRCGVPDLEESNSHSRATRWSEKVITYSIGRYTRDMPRSTVHSLLESAFSIWARAGGLTFVRSHNRNADIMVEFVSHEHGDLYPFDGVGGALAHTFGPGQGVGGDVHFDDDEHWTAGDTGSLNLLVVAAHEFGHALGLEHSRSPASLMHPNYRHFPAGANLLSKEDVTQINALYSPDHLARYSSDLPPFPRLIQNRCAPDVTFDAVCTLGDATIFFRERYLWIKHNKAFDIKEGPITNFMPKIESSIDAAFWVPRRSTAYLIHESMFWTVKGSVLKGKPRALSHFGFPAWVQDVDAAVHIVKTGRTLFFMHDIYWSYNENRKVMDFGYPKYIIEDFPGLNTTINAAFYHEATERCYRPSLTL from the exons ATGATGCTGTCCTGCTGTCTCTTGGTCTCACTCATGGTCGCTCTGGGTCTCGCAGCACCGATGCCGGACGGAGCGGTGTCTCCTTCCCCTGCAGTACGCGCTGATTTGAAGTTGGCCACA GAATACCTGAAGCGCTACTACAAGCTGCAAGCTGGACAGCCTTCGGAATCCCTGTCCTTCGCGACCAAGCTGAAAGACATGCAGACCTTCTTTGGCCTCAATGTAACCGGTGTGCTGGATCGGCAGACTCTGCAGGTGATGAAGAGGCCTCGCTGCGGCGTTCCAGATTTGGAAGAGTCCAACAGTCACAGCCGAGCGACGCGATGGAGCGAGAAGGTCATCACTTACAG CATTGGCAGGTACACCCGAGACATGCCACGCAGCACCGTTCACTCCCTGCTCGAGTCCGCTTTCAGCATCTGGGCCAGAGCTGGTGGTCTGACGTTTGTCCGCTCGCACAACCGCAACGCTGACATCATGGTGGAGTTCGTCAGCCATG AGCATGGTGATCTCTATCCATTCGATGGAGTGGGTGGTGCGTTGGCTCACACTTTTGGTCCAGGTCAAGGCGTCGGCGGAGACGTGCACTTTGATGACGACGAGCACTGGACAGCAGGAGACACAGGCA GTTTGAATCTTTTAGTGGTGGCTGCACATGAATTTGGCCACGCTTTGGGCCTGGAGCACTCGAGGAGCCCTGCGTCACTCATGCACCCAAACTACAGGCACTTTCCAGCAGGAGCCAATCTCCTCTCCAAAGAAGATGTCACACAAATCAATGCACTTTACA GTCCAGACCACCTTGCAAGGTACTCCTCAGATTTGCCACCGTTCCCTCGACTCATACAAAACAGATGTGCTCCGGATGTGACCTTTGACGCCGTCTGCACACTCGGGGATGCCACCATCTTTTTCAGAGAAAG GTATCTGTGGATTAAACACAATAAGGCGTTTGACATCAAAGAAGGTCCCATCACCAACTTCATGCCCAAGATAGAAAGCAGCATTGATGCAGCCTTCTGGGTACCTCGCAGATCCACTGCTTACCTCATTCATG AGTCTATGTTCTGGACGGTGAAAGGCTCAGTCTTGAAGGGAAAGCCCAGAGCTCTCAGCCACTTTGGTTTTCCTGCCTGGGTGCAGGATGTGGACGCTGCTGTACACATTGTCAAAACGGGACGCACTCTCTTCTTCATGCATGATATTTACTGGAG CTacaatgaaaacagaaaagtgATGGATTTTGGTTATCCAAAGTACATCATTGAGGACTTTCCTGGACTCAACACCACAATAAATGCAGCCTTTTATCACGAAG cgactgaacgctgttacaggccgagcctgaccctttaa